Proteins encoded within one genomic window of Dyadobacter chenhuakuii:
- a CDS encoding sugar phosphate isomerase/epimerase family protein has product MLFGASTFIWVSPFSTQNIDLLTKVKNMGYDIIEIAVEATDIIDWELIKTVARDLDLKITISGAFGPERDISSTEPLHRQLGKQYIIDCIKIAQNVGSPIFGGPVYSAVGKTRIVSDEQKKQERAWCIETLVEIGQIAADYGVVVGLEPLNRFETDMVNTVDQALSIVQEVASPNLKIVLDTFHSNIEEKDIPASVRKIGKDLLCHVQGNESDRGTPGTGHLEWEEIRDALVGIGYDGAVVIETFGQPSKELARAACIWRPLANSADELAEEGLAFYKKMFS; this is encoded by the coding sequence ATGCTATTCGGAGCAAGCACATTTATATGGGTTTCCCCATTCTCAACGCAGAACATTGACCTCCTTACCAAGGTTAAAAACATGGGCTATGACATTATTGAAATAGCCGTGGAAGCAACAGACATTATCGATTGGGAATTAATAAAAACCGTCGCCCGAGACCTGGATTTGAAAATTACCATCAGCGGCGCTTTCGGGCCGGAGCGGGACATTTCCAGCACCGAGCCATTGCATCGGCAGCTGGGGAAACAATACATTATCGACTGCATTAAAATTGCACAAAATGTAGGCAGCCCTATCTTCGGAGGGCCGGTTTATTCCGCTGTCGGGAAGACGAGGATCGTTTCGGATGAGCAGAAAAAACAGGAACGTGCCTGGTGTATTGAAACACTCGTTGAGATTGGACAAATTGCTGCGGATTATGGCGTTGTCGTTGGTCTGGAGCCGCTTAACCGCTTTGAGACAGACATGGTCAACACGGTTGATCAGGCACTTTCCATTGTGCAGGAAGTGGCGAGCCCGAACCTCAAAATCGTTCTGGATACATTCCATTCCAACATTGAAGAAAAAGACATTCCTGCTTCGGTAAGGAAGATTGGGAAGGACTTGCTATGCCATGTCCAGGGTAACGAAAGTGATCGTGGGACGCCTGGGACCGGACATTTGGAATGGGAGGAGATCCGGGATGCATTGGTCGGGATCGGCTATGACGGTGCTGTTGTGATTGAAACTTTCGGTCAGCCTTCCAAGGAGCTTGCGCGTGCCGCTTGCATCTGGCGTCCGCTTGCTAATAGTGCCGATGAACTGGCCGAGGAAGGTTTGGCCTTTTATAAAAAAATGTTCTCTTAA
- a CDS encoding DUF6934 family protein translates to MNNPFYEFDSLNNATRFDFLSIGKKEIHKAVIYSQTADPQIFFLSLANVLQDDSLDFVTISNNGDLKVVMATVVQTLMTFLDVYPTAMIAFTGNTPSRSRLYNILIGQELGQASASFKLFGIKGDHIESFAPDRCYDSFLVMLKNVNIE, encoded by the coding sequence ATGAATAATCCTTTTTATGAGTTTGACTCGCTGAATAATGCAACGCGATTTGATTTTTTAAGCATTGGCAAGAAAGAAATTCACAAAGCCGTAATTTATAGTCAAACTGCCGATCCTCAAATTTTCTTTCTGAGTCTTGCCAATGTTTTACAAGACGACTCATTGGATTTTGTAACAATCAGTAATAATGGCGATTTAAAAGTTGTAATGGCAACCGTCGTCCAGACATTAATGACATTTCTTGACGTTTATCCGACGGCGATGATCGCTTTTACGGGTAACACGCCTTCTAGATCACGCTTGTATAATATTCTAATAGGTCAGGAGCTCGGTCAAGCATCAGCAAGTTTTAAACTATTCGGTATAAAAGGAGACCACATCGAGTCATTCGCACCTGATAGATGCTATGACAGCTTTCTTGTTATGCTTAAAAATGTTAATATTGAATAA
- a CDS encoding ThuA domain-containing protein — protein sequence MTNSIFKTALTWILLLAFSVAYAGNSIDKTGKKAIRVLMVGGGSSHDFDKWYKGTDVETLQKGGLATVEYTSDPTTILPKLKDIDVLLLANNQPIADDATRKAIFAFVDAGKGLVLAHPALWYNWKDWPEYNQKLVGGGSKGHDKYGPFDVTITKKHPVTKNVPETFHLDDELYYQIPDESGSPIEVLATAKAAGSEKVFPSLFIVKYPKGRIVGIALGHDAASHTIAPYQTILRNAVQWAAN from the coding sequence ATGACAAATTCAATTTTCAAAACTGCATTAACATGGATCCTGCTGCTGGCTTTTTCAGTGGCATATGCAGGCAATAGCATTGATAAAACCGGTAAAAAAGCCATACGCGTTTTAATGGTAGGCGGCGGCTCTTCTCACGATTTTGATAAATGGTATAAGGGCACAGACGTAGAAACGCTGCAAAAAGGGGGGTTGGCAACGGTCGAATATACCAGTGACCCGACCACTATTTTACCAAAACTGAAAGACATTGACGTGCTTCTTCTGGCCAATAACCAGCCCATCGCTGATGATGCGACGAGGAAAGCAATATTTGCATTTGTAGATGCAGGTAAAGGCCTGGTCCTTGCCCATCCTGCGCTTTGGTACAATTGGAAAGACTGGCCTGAATACAATCAGAAGCTGGTAGGCGGCGGCTCAAAAGGGCATGATAAATATGGCCCGTTTGATGTGACAATAACCAAAAAGCACCCGGTGACGAAGAATGTGCCCGAAACATTTCATCTGGACGACGAGCTATATTACCAGATTCCGGATGAATCAGGATCGCCGATAGAAGTTCTGGCAACTGCGAAAGCGGCCGGTTCAGAGAAAGTTTTTCCAAGCCTATTCATTGTAAAATATCCCAAAGGAAGGATTGTAGGGATTGCCTTGGGTCATGATGCGGCATCACACACCATAGCACCATATCAGACTATTTTGCGGAATGCTGTTCAGTGGGCTGCTAACTAG
- a CDS encoding Gfo/Idh/MocA family protein, whose protein sequence is MSQKQITVVIVGMGFGKEFIPIYQSHPNIKAVGICTRSKETRDELTAKFNLDPNLVFEHFEDVPKQEDVDAIHVVTPVPEHAKMTLASLNAGKHTACTIPMAMTLEDCTAIVEAKRRSGKVYMMMETALYTREFLYGLKLAETGELGRIQFVRGSHIQDMSMEGWGEYWKGYPPMLNGTHAISPLLKINNTIAETVVCHGSGRLSEDLASRYGSPFAVETATFTLKNSDVVAEATRSLFDVVRQYRESYDVYGTKMSFEWEQLQDESHIIFDGGENAKRIDVPDTDELLIEPIKHFTKREKIDDPNHVSFLQGAGHGGSHPHLVQEFVAAIVEGRDSAVDAALAANYTCAGICAHESAMNGGIRVNVPSFEA, encoded by the coding sequence ATGAGTCAGAAGCAAATCACAGTCGTTATTGTTGGAATGGGTTTTGGAAAAGAATTTATCCCCATTTACCAAAGTCACCCGAACATTAAAGCCGTAGGAATTTGTACGCGCAGCAAAGAAACCCGTGACGAACTGACTGCCAAATTCAATCTCGACCCAAATCTGGTTTTCGAACATTTTGAAGATGTTCCTAAGCAGGAAGATGTAGATGCCATCCACGTCGTAACACCTGTTCCCGAGCACGCGAAAATGACATTGGCATCGCTAAATGCTGGAAAACACACCGCGTGCACCATCCCTATGGCCATGACCCTGGAAGATTGCACAGCGATTGTCGAAGCCAAGCGCCGCTCCGGAAAGGTGTATATGATGATGGAAACCGCGCTTTATACGCGTGAATTTTTATATGGGTTGAAACTGGCAGAAACGGGCGAACTAGGTCGTATTCAGTTTGTCCGCGGATCCCACATTCAGGATATGAGCATGGAAGGCTGGGGCGAATATTGGAAAGGATACCCACCCATGCTGAACGGCACCCACGCCATTTCCCCGCTCTTAAAAATCAACAACACCATTGCCGAAACCGTTGTATGTCACGGATCAGGCCGGTTAAGCGAAGATCTGGCAAGTCGTTACGGGTCGCCGTTTGCAGTGGAAACAGCAACATTTACGCTAAAAAATTCGGACGTAGTTGCAGAAGCAACGCGTTCATTGTTCGACGTTGTGCGTCAGTATCGTGAGAGTTATGACGTTTACGGCACCAAAATGTCCTTTGAATGGGAGCAATTGCAAGATGAAAGCCACATCATCTTCGACGGCGGCGAAAATGCAAAACGCATTGATGTGCCCGATACAGACGAACTTTTGATCGAACCAATCAAACATTTCACAAAACGTGAAAAAATAGACGATCCAAACCACGTTTCCTTCCTCCAGGGTGCAGGCCACGGCGGATCACACCCGCATTTGGTGCAGGAATTCGTAGCCGCCATCGTTGAAGGCCGCGATTCTGCGGTTGACGCAGCATTAGCAGCGAATTACACTTGCGCAGGCATATGCGCCCATGAATCTGCCATGAATGGCGGCATAAGGGTCAATGTGCCGAGCTTCGAGGCGTAA
- a CDS encoding DUF3823 domain-containing protein, with the protein MKIRSQFIPFLALLFLISACAKDNFTEPKSTLSGRIVYNGEPIAVEYNQVRLQLWQPGFGKLAAIDTQVDQNGSFSALLFNGKYKLVVPKGRGPFKTLEKDAAAKDTLFVTLEGNQQLDLEVMPYYMIRTPQFAGAENKVTATLKLEKIINGADAKAIEQVSLFINKTEFVSRSTNVGVTDIAGADVKNLNAITIATEIPALVPTQKYVFARVGVKIKDVEDMIFSPVQKVEF; encoded by the coding sequence ATGAAAATCAGATCTCAATTTATACCATTCCTGGCATTGCTTTTCCTTATTTCAGCATGCGCAAAGGACAATTTTACCGAGCCGAAATCAACTTTATCCGGCCGGATCGTCTATAATGGAGAGCCTATCGCCGTGGAATACAACCAGGTAAGGCTGCAACTCTGGCAGCCGGGCTTCGGCAAGCTAGCGGCGATCGATACGCAGGTCGATCAGAACGGTTCATTCTCCGCTTTGCTTTTTAATGGTAAATATAAATTGGTTGTACCAAAGGGAAGAGGGCCTTTCAAGACGCTGGAAAAAGATGCTGCCGCAAAAGATACATTGTTTGTGACACTGGAAGGTAATCAGCAGCTGGACCTGGAAGTGATGCCCTACTATATGATCCGCACGCCTCAGTTTGCAGGGGCTGAAAACAAGGTCACAGCCACATTAAAGCTTGAAAAGATCATTAACGGCGCCGACGCCAAGGCCATTGAACAGGTTTCCCTTTTTATTAATAAAACAGAATTCGTGTCGCGCTCAACCAATGTGGGCGTAACGGATATAGCAGGGGCAGACGTCAAAAATTTGAATGCAATCACCATAGCGACCGAAATTCCTGCCCTTGTGCCGACCCAGAAATATGTTTTTGCAAGAGTCGGTGTGAAGATCAAGGATGTAGAAGACATGATTTTTTCACCGGTTCAAAAGGTGGAATTTTAA
- a CDS encoding cellulase family glycosylhydrolase: protein MKFLKTTVWAILICLSFQNCAKKERKDESAATEQKDTREIWTKEQANEWYAKQGWLVGADFLPSTAINQLEMFQAADFDTATINKELGWAADIGMNTMRVYLHDLLFQEDSAGFVQRLDVFLDIAEKHKIKPLFVLFDSCWDPFPKLGKQRAPKPGVHNSGWVQSPGLNALKDSTQYPRLERYVKGTVAAFANDNRVLAWDIWNEPDNPNTSSYGKVELPNKVDYVIPLLSKAFVWARSVNPSQPLTAGVWNGDWTSQETLKPIEKVMIDQSDIVTFHNYEDAADFEKRIKQLQQYGRPMICTEYMSRGNGSFFKGSLPIAKKYNVGAINWGLVDGKSQTIYPWDSWKKTYTKEPDLWFHDIFRKDGTPYKKDEVELIKSLTAAK, encoded by the coding sequence ATGAAATTTTTAAAAACGACAGTCTGGGCGATCCTTATTTGCCTTTCATTTCAAAACTGTGCGAAAAAAGAGCGGAAAGATGAAAGCGCCGCAACGGAGCAAAAGGATACGCGCGAGATTTGGACCAAGGAGCAGGCAAACGAATGGTATGCTAAACAAGGTTGGCTGGTAGGTGCCGATTTCCTGCCCAGCACCGCCATTAACCAGCTCGAAATGTTCCAGGCGGCCGATTTTGACACAGCCACCATCAATAAGGAGCTTGGCTGGGCAGCTGATATCGGCATGAACACGATGCGGGTTTATCTGCACGATTTGTTGTTCCAGGAAGATTCTGCTGGCTTTGTGCAGCGGTTGGACGTGTTTTTGGACATTGCAGAAAAACATAAGATAAAGCCATTGTTTGTATTATTCGATTCCTGCTGGGACCCGTTTCCTAAGCTGGGAAAACAACGTGCACCAAAACCAGGCGTCCATAACTCAGGCTGGGTGCAGAGCCCGGGGCTTAATGCACTGAAAGACAGTACGCAATATCCGCGTTTGGAAAGATATGTAAAAGGCACAGTCGCTGCTTTTGCAAACGATAACAGGGTGCTGGCCTGGGACATTTGGAACGAGCCGGATAACCCGAATACAAGCTCTTACGGCAAAGTTGAATTGCCTAACAAAGTGGATTATGTGATCCCATTGCTGTCAAAAGCATTCGTTTGGGCACGGTCCGTGAACCCTTCGCAACCATTGACAGCGGGAGTCTGGAATGGTGACTGGACTTCTCAAGAGACTTTAAAGCCAATTGAAAAAGTAATGATCGACCAATCGGACATTGTTACTTTTCATAATTACGAAGACGCAGCAGATTTTGAGAAGCGTATCAAGCAGTTGCAGCAATACGGCCGCCCGATGATTTGCACAGAGTATATGTCACGTGGAAATGGCAGTTTCTTCAAAGGATCGTTGCCTATCGCCAAGAAGTACAATGTTGGCGCCATCAACTGGGGACTTGTAGACGGCAAATCGCAAACGATCTACCCATGGGATAGCTGGAAAAAAACTTACACCAAAGAACCCGACCTCTGGTTCCACGACATCTTCCGCAAAGACGGAACGCCTTATAAGAAGGATGAAGTTGAGTTGATAAAAAGCTTGACTGCGGCGAAGTAA
- a CDS encoding PVC-type heme-binding CxxCH protein — MRKYSLVLLIGLFVLGCAKSKMGSSVTKTSVSQGRRAEVLFLGHSSKHHDSGKYAPWLSVKLFKSGINMTYTADLNDINADNLKKYDGLIIYANHDSLSPLQESAMKAFVEGGKGLIPLHSASGCFKNSSWYIKTIGGQFASHKVGSFKNKILKPDHPVMQGITDFETWDETYFHKNLNPDKTVLGERVEGNVHEPYTWVRNEGKGRVFYTAYGHEDSTWTNRGFLDLVRNGVMWAVGDKVKAEIAALKLPDVDIYQSDTISHYTKRHVVPKMQESLSPLESNKLTQIPADFEIQLFAAEPDITNPIAMAWDERGRLWVVESVDYPNTFKETDGAANDRIKICEDTNGDGKADKFTVFADKLNIPTSMVFSNGGIIVSMAPDFVFMKDTNGDDVADVRDVIMTGWGKNDTHAGPSNLQYGFDNKIWGVLGYSGFKGTIDGKKMNFSQGVYHFKPDGKEFAYLGSSSNNTWGLGMTEDNNVFLSTANNTHSAYYSIPGQYMQRTIGDDQPALLSVQKIDGHYDAHSLTPNLRQVDVVGGFTSAAGHRFYTARNFPKEYWNRIAFVSEPTIRIVHKAILEPDGAGFKEKDGWNFMASSDEWFGPVQAETGPDGAVWIADWYNFIIQHNVFVPAQSPAEFIMPSKEQPPGPGNAFSSPMRDLNHGRIYRVVYKNARKTPPMKLSKDDLPGLVAALENDNMFWRMTAQRLLVESKKLSVVPDLYKIINNPKVDEIGLNSPAVHALWTLHGLAVLDGSNAEALQVVNRALTHPAAGVRKAAASVLPKNEQSFEMLQKGMKDANLNTRLSVFVALITLPASEKVGEAVYQAALDEQNAKDPWLSKALLAAAISHEKGFLAASEKQSDKSAFAEQVTKALAKEVYPLGRRNTLQYPPDVSGKEITIKASVTKAKDKALQGFIAGQGGKDGGYALYIQDGKLIMAVKQHGMVSQAATTEPLPEKFDVVASLTKAGDIIIAIDGKEVAKGKAHMLFATPLSNSVRTGEDMEGEDKIGSYEGKFGFAGNFQKASLELNRPSEENAGAMEREKTTTASSAKSSNATVIELKVEKEIMQFDKKQLTVKAGQKVVINLENPDGMQHNLVIIKPGTLQKVGQAADEMLRDPKAAEKQYVPKVPEVLYATRLVNSGETVTLEFTVPNEPGDYTYVCTFPGHWRGMNGILRVVK; from the coding sequence ATGAGGAAGTACAGTTTAGTATTGCTGATCGGGTTATTTGTGTTAGGGTGCGCCAAGAGCAAAATGGGTTCTTCCGTTACAAAAACGAGTGTTTCGCAAGGCCGCAGGGCAGAAGTGCTGTTTCTGGGTCATAGTAGCAAGCACCACGATTCGGGAAAATATGCGCCCTGGCTCTCCGTGAAATTGTTTAAAAGCGGGATCAACATGACTTATACCGCGGATCTGAACGACATCAACGCCGACAACCTGAAAAAATACGACGGGCTGATCATTTACGCCAATCACGATTCACTGTCGCCATTACAGGAAAGCGCAATGAAGGCCTTTGTCGAAGGCGGCAAGGGTCTCATTCCGCTGCATTCGGCTTCGGGCTGTTTCAAGAATTCGAGCTGGTATATCAAAACAATCGGCGGCCAGTTTGCTTCTCATAAGGTAGGCAGTTTTAAAAATAAGATTTTAAAACCCGATCATCCGGTGATGCAGGGCATTACGGATTTTGAGACCTGGGATGAAACCTATTTTCACAAAAACCTGAATCCTGATAAGACTGTGCTCGGTGAGCGCGTCGAAGGTAATGTGCATGAGCCTTATACATGGGTGCGCAACGAAGGTAAAGGCCGCGTTTTTTACACGGCTTATGGTCATGAAGACAGCACCTGGACCAACAGAGGATTTTTGGATCTAGTAAGAAATGGTGTCATGTGGGCAGTAGGCGATAAAGTGAAGGCGGAAATTGCTGCCTTGAAATTGCCGGATGTAGACATTTACCAGTCGGATACCATTTCTCATTATACCAAGAGGCATGTCGTTCCGAAAATGCAGGAATCACTTTCGCCATTGGAATCGAATAAATTGACTCAGATCCCGGCTGATTTTGAAATACAACTTTTTGCGGCCGAACCCGATATTACCAACCCCATTGCCATGGCCTGGGATGAGCGAGGCAGGCTATGGGTCGTAGAATCTGTGGATTATCCCAACACATTCAAAGAAACAGACGGTGCGGCCAATGACCGAATCAAGATCTGTGAAGACACCAACGGCGATGGCAAAGCCGATAAATTCACCGTTTTCGCAGATAAGCTGAACATTCCGACCAGCATGGTTTTCTCCAATGGCGGGATCATCGTTTCCATGGCGCCGGATTTTGTTTTCATGAAAGACACCAATGGCGATGACGTTGCTGACGTGCGGGACGTAATCATGACAGGCTGGGGCAAGAATGATACGCACGCAGGGCCGTCCAATCTGCAATACGGATTTGACAATAAGATCTGGGGCGTGCTGGGTTATTCGGGCTTCAAAGGCACCATCGATGGCAAGAAAATGAATTTTTCACAAGGTGTTTACCATTTTAAACCGGATGGAAAGGAGTTTGCCTACCTTGGGAGCAGCAGCAACAACACCTGGGGCCTCGGCATGACGGAGGATAACAATGTATTTCTTTCGACCGCCAACAACACGCATAGCGCTTATTATTCCATTCCCGGCCAGTATATGCAGCGCACCATCGGCGATGATCAGCCTGCTCTTTTATCCGTCCAAAAAATCGACGGACATTATGACGCGCATTCGCTAACGCCGAATTTGCGGCAGGTGGATGTGGTAGGAGGGTTTACTTCCGCTGCCGGCCACCGCTTTTACACGGCCAGAAATTTCCCAAAAGAATACTGGAACCGCATTGCATTTGTTTCCGAACCCACCATTCGTATCGTGCATAAAGCCATTCTGGAACCGGATGGGGCTGGTTTTAAGGAAAAAGACGGCTGGAATTTTATGGCTAGTTCCGACGAATGGTTTGGTCCGGTGCAGGCGGAAACAGGTCCGGATGGAGCGGTTTGGATTGCAGACTGGTACAACTTCATTATTCAGCACAATGTGTTCGTGCCTGCGCAGTCACCCGCAGAATTTATTATGCCCTCCAAAGAACAGCCCCCAGGCCCCGGAAATGCATTCAGCAGCCCCATGCGCGACCTGAATCACGGTCGGATTTACCGGGTTGTTTATAAAAACGCCAGGAAAACGCCTCCTATGAAGTTGTCAAAGGATGACCTGCCTGGCCTTGTAGCCGCGTTGGAAAACGACAACATGTTCTGGCGCATGACGGCTCAGCGCCTTTTGGTAGAGTCCAAAAAACTGTCTGTTGTTCCTGATTTGTATAAAATCATCAACAACCCGAAAGTAGACGAGATTGGACTGAACAGCCCAGCCGTCCATGCATTATGGACATTACATGGCCTGGCTGTCTTGGACGGTTCTAATGCGGAAGCGTTGCAAGTTGTAAACAGAGCATTAACACACCCGGCTGCGGGCGTTCGCAAGGCAGCAGCAAGTGTTTTGCCAAAAAATGAACAAAGTTTTGAAATGCTTCAAAAAGGCATGAAAGATGCCAATCTGAATACGCGTTTAAGTGTTTTTGTTGCTCTGATCACATTGCCGGCATCGGAAAAAGTAGGTGAAGCAGTTTATCAGGCAGCATTGGACGAGCAGAACGCGAAAGATCCTTGGTTGTCCAAAGCATTGTTGGCAGCCGCTATTAGCCATGAAAAAGGATTTTTGGCGGCTTCGGAAAAGCAGTCCGATAAATCCGCATTTGCCGAGCAGGTTACCAAAGCGCTTGCAAAGGAAGTATATCCGTTGGGCCGTCGCAATACGTTGCAATATCCGCCTGATGTATCCGGAAAGGAAATTACCATTAAAGCCAGTGTCACCAAGGCAAAAGACAAAGCATTGCAAGGTTTTATCGCTGGACAAGGTGGAAAAGATGGAGGTTATGCATTGTACATTCAGGATGGCAAGTTGATTATGGCGGTCAAACAGCATGGTATGGTGAGTCAGGCAGCAACCACTGAGCCGCTCCCTGAAAAATTCGATGTTGTAGCCAGTTTGACCAAAGCGGGAGACATTATCATCGCTATCGATGGCAAAGAAGTTGCAAAAGGAAAAGCGCATATGCTTTTTGCTACGCCGCTCAGCAACTCCGTCCGCACTGGCGAAGATATGGAAGGCGAAGACAAGATTGGTTCATATGAAGGTAAATTTGGCTTTGCAGGCAATTTTCAAAAGGCATCTCTGGAACTGAATCGTCCGTCGGAAGAAAATGCAGGGGCCATGGAGCGCGAAAAAACGACAACTGCCAGCAGCGCAAAATCATCCAATGCGACGGTGATCGAGCTGAAAGTTGAAAAGGAAATTATGCAGTTTGACAAAAAGCAGCTTACGGTGAAAGCCGGTCAAAAAGTGGTGATCAACCTGGAAAACCCGGATGGAATGCAGCATAACCTGGTCATTATCAAGCCTGGGACATTGCAAAAAGTCGGTCAGGCAGCAGACGAAATGCTACGCGATCCAAAAGCTGCTGAGAAGCAGTATGTTCCGAAAGTTCCCGAAGTTTTATACGCAACCCGACTCGTCAACTCAGGCGAAACGGTCACATTGGAATTTACGGTTCCTAATGAGCCCGGCGACTACACTTACGTATGCACATTCCCGGGCCACTGGCGCGGAATGAACGGAATTTTGCGGGTAGTTAAATAA
- a CDS encoding RagB/SusD family nutrient uptake outer membrane protein, protein MKKIFYIPVFVLLLLSWGCNDDEFLNRPPTNILTEEQVWGDEGQVLSLLGNLYNRYVDLGNFRDFERPGLDALTGWTRLADFNEAFWSESGRYKEFQNSGWDLNTWSIWDYGYIREMNLFIQKCEAAEKLSPAAKDRFLAEARFLRASYYFELVKRMGGVPLILEPMTYDFSGDPTYLQHARAKESEIYDFVIKEADEIKAKLPANAGEKSRATQAAALAMQARAALYAGSLARYGVNTPSVSLPGGEVGIPANLAVGYYTKALAAAKEIISGSVGAYALYNKKPDLSENFSSIFYDKANNPEAIFVDDYKLQSGKVHYFTGSNQPRYGAEEEEGGRINPSLNFVESFEKLDNTFARIPTTNAAGAPIYYANQTDIFEGRDARLAGTVMLPGTTFKGRTVDIWAGFQLGNGSIVSGDDRGAQKTLPGKSVPEQVVGFDGPIDGFEFTAQTGFYLRKYLDPVVGSGQRGVNSEVWFIRYRYAEVLLNAAEAAFELKQPAVAAGYMNQVRARAGLVKPLVAGDITFDRIAHERRVELAFEGHYHFDIQRWRIAHIVMDGNAISAADLSKDLGKATKRNTQPWALWPYKVYEPGSPNNGKWIYKPVKLSRVTGADRFQLGNYYSLITDEVVNNNPKIIRNPNH, encoded by the coding sequence ATGAAAAAGATATTTTATATACCAGTATTTGTATTGCTATTGCTGAGCTGGGGCTGTAATGATGATGAATTCCTGAACCGGCCGCCAACAAACATTCTGACAGAAGAACAGGTCTGGGGCGATGAAGGCCAGGTGCTTTCCTTACTTGGAAACTTGTACAACCGTTATGTCGATCTGGGCAACTTCCGCGATTTTGAGCGGCCCGGCCTGGATGCCCTTACGGGATGGACTCGGTTAGCAGATTTCAATGAAGCATTCTGGTCGGAATCAGGGCGTTATAAGGAATTCCAAAACAGCGGCTGGGATTTGAACACGTGGTCGATCTGGGATTACGGTTATATCCGGGAGATGAATTTATTCATCCAAAAATGCGAAGCAGCAGAGAAGCTTTCTCCCGCAGCCAAAGACCGCTTTCTGGCAGAAGCACGATTTCTGCGTGCTTCCTATTATTTCGAGCTGGTGAAACGCATGGGCGGTGTTCCATTGATCCTGGAACCCATGACTTATGATTTCAGCGGAGATCCTACTTACCTGCAACATGCGAGGGCTAAGGAGTCGGAAATCTATGATTTTGTAATTAAAGAGGCGGATGAAATCAAAGCCAAGCTTCCTGCCAATGCCGGGGAAAAATCAAGGGCCACGCAGGCAGCTGCATTGGCCATGCAGGCCCGTGCAGCATTGTATGCCGGTTCGCTGGCGAGGTATGGTGTGAATACGCCTTCGGTTTCTTTGCCTGGCGGCGAAGTGGGAATTCCTGCAAATCTGGCCGTAGGTTATTATACCAAAGCGTTGGCCGCAGCGAAGGAGATTATCAGCGGAAGCGTGGGTGCGTATGCGCTTTATAACAAAAAGCCCGATCTCTCGGAAAACTTTTCAAGTATATTTTATGATAAAGCAAACAATCCGGAAGCCATTTTTGTAGACGATTACAAACTGCAAAGTGGTAAAGTGCATTATTTCACCGGCTCTAACCAGCCTCGCTATGGTGCTGAGGAAGAGGAGGGTGGAAGAATTAATCCATCATTGAATTTTGTGGAGTCATTTGAAAAGCTGGACAACACATTTGCCCGCATTCCAACCACCAATGCAGCCGGCGCTCCTATTTATTATGCCAATCAAACCGACATATTCGAGGGTCGTGACGCAAGGCTTGCCGGAACGGTTATGCTGCCCGGAACCACATTCAAAGGCCGCACCGTAGACATTTGGGCTGGCTTCCAGCTAGGAAACGGCTCCATCGTAAGCGGCGACGACCGCGGAGCCCAAAAGACATTGCCAGGCAAATCGGTCCCTGAACAAGTTGTAGGATTCGATGGCCCGATCGATGGTTTTGAATTCACTGCGCAAACAGGATTTTATCTGCGTAAATATCTGGATCCGGTTGTAGGATCAGGGCAGCGCGGGGTTAACAGTGAAGTTTGGTTTATCCGTTACAGATATGCCGAAGTGCTTTTGAACGCTGCTGAGGCCGCATTTGAACTAAAACAACCCGCCGTAGCAGCCGGATATATGAACCAGGTGCGTGCCCGTGCCGGATTGGTAAAACCACTCGTGGCCGGAGACATTACATTCGACCGCATCGCGCATGAACGCCGCGTGGAGCTGGCTTTTGAAGGACATTATCATTTCGATATCCAGCGCTGGAGAATTGCCCACATTGTTATGGACGGCAACGCGATCAGCGCGGCAGACCTTTCCAAAGACCTGGGAAAAGCGACCAAAAGAAACACGCAGCCCTGGGCATTATGGCCTTACAAAGTGTATGAGCCAGGATCGCCTAATAATGGTAAATGGATTTATAAACCTGTGAAATTGAGCCGTGTAACCGGTGCTGACCGCTTCCAGTTAGGGAATTACTATTCTCTGATCACAGACGAAGTCGTCAACAACAATCCGAAGATCATACGGAACCCAAATCACTAG